The region ACGAGCAGGACTTCACGAGCTGCTTCATTGAGACGTTCAAGCAGTGGATGGAGAACCAGGACTGCGACGAGCCCGCGCTCTACCTCTGCTGCCGGCGCTGGAGCTTCCCCTACAAGCAGGAGATCTTCGAGCTGTGCATGAAGAGGGCCATCATGGAGCTGGAGAGGAGCACCGGCTACCACCTGGACAGCAAGACGCCGGGGCCGAGGTTCGACATCAACGACACCATCCGGGCCGTGGTGCTGGAGTTCCAGAGCACCTACGTCTTCACGCTGGCCTACGAGAGGATGCACCAGTTCTACCAGGAGGTGGACGCCTGGATCTCCCGGGAGCTGAGCTCGGCGCCCGAGGGCCTCAGCAACGGCTGGTTCGTCAGCAGCCTGGAGTTCTACGACCTGCAGGACAGCCTCTCCGACGGCACGCTCATCGCCATGGGGCTGTCGGTGGCCGTGGCCTTCAGCGTCATGCTGCTCACCACGTGGAACGTCGTCATAAGCCTGTACGCCATCGTTTCCATCGCCGGGACCATATTCGTCACCGTCGGCTCTCTGGTCCTGCTGGGGTGGGAGCTCAACGTGCTGGAGTCGGTCATCATCTCGGTGGCTGTCGGCCTGTCCGTCGACTTCGCCGTCCACTACGGGGTGGCCTACCGGCTGGCCCCGCACACCAACCGGGAGGGGAAGGTGATCTTCTCCCTGAGCCGCATGGGATCTGCCATCGCCATGGCCGCCCTGACCACCTTCGTGGCGGGGGCCATGATGATGCCGTCCACGGTTCTGGCCTACACGCAGCTCGGCACCTTCATGATGCTCATCATGGGCGTCAGCTGGGCCTTCGCCACCTTCTTTTTCCAGTGCATCTGCCGGTGCCtcgggccccagggcacctgcgGCCAGATTCCCCTCCCCAGGAAGCTCCGGTGCGGCGCCTTCTCCCATGGCTTGTCTGCAACGCCCGGAGACAAGGCACCGAGCGGCTCCCGTGCCGGGAATGCCTACCACGTGGCTCCCAGGGCCCCGAGGTCCGAGGCGGAGCGGGAGTTCTACGAGCTGGAGCCCCTGGCCTCGCGTGGCTGCGCCGCCCCGGGGAAGGCGGCCTACGAGGAGCCGCACGTGTGCTCCGAGGCCTTCAGCGGCcaggcaaaggccctggggctgccCGCGCATGCGGCCTTCAGCCCCAGCGCCAGGGGCGAAGCAGGCCCGGCCCCTCTGCAGCCCTCGCTCGAGCAGCACCCCGCGTGCGCCTTCCTCTCCCTGAGGCAGAGGTGTAGCTGCGCCAACGCGTTCCAACACTGGAAACCCGGCCCGCTCGCCTCCCCGTGGCCCGGCGACGGCCTGTGCCCCCGCTGTGCCGCCGCCGCCAGCAGCTTGGCGCACGTGCAGCCCGTCGTGCGCCCGGTCCCCGAAGGCCTGGTGTGTGCCGTCCCGCGTGTCCACCACTGCCCCTGCCTGCAGGGCAGAGCCACGCGAGCCGGGCTGCAGCGCCCTGCGCCCCCCAGCCTCCCGCTGCCGCCGCGCCTCCAGGGCCGGGAGGAGCCTGGGGCGCAGGCAGGGGACCCCACCTCCACTGTCCGCAGGAGCCCCGGGTCTTCCCGGAGAGCGTGCTGCGATCCCGACAGGAGCCAGAGGGGACCGTGCGGGGACAGTGCCgtggggggctcggggggcggcccggggccgggggctgcGGCAGACGAGGAAGCAAGGCACGCGGAGCCGCGCCTGTCACAGGACCCGGAACACCGGAGCCCCAGTGGGCCCAAGTGGGTGCATAGCCACGTCACAGGGGATGCCCGGTGCCGCCCCGACACCCATCACAGCTGTGGCCGAGGGACGTGCGGTTCCGGGGACCCGCAGATGCCACACGGCGAGGCCAGCGCGCCCCCAGCGCCGACACACTCGGAACTTGAGGGTGAAAGTTTGttaataaaaacactttaataAATACAGTATCACGTTCAGAGCCGGTGCCTCTCCATGGTTCTTTGAAATGGGAAGTAAAAGCCAGAGGTTTGGAAAGGGGCCCCCGGGACGCAGGGGCTTCACGCTGAGGATCTCGGGGTAGTTTCCGGCTCTGCAGCAACAAAGTCATGCATGTGACGAGCATCGGCTGAGGACTGGCTTTGATATTTCCAGAAAGTGCCAAGTTCTAACGTGTGGTCTCTTTCACCTCGAGGCGGCCTGACCCAGGGCCTGAGCGCAGGCGTGGCCGATCCAGCGGCCGCCCAGTGGGGCCCAGGCCGCCCAGCGGCCTCCTTTAGGGGTTGGCTGGAGCCTCGTTTAGGGATTAATTCCCGCGTCTGTGAACTCGGCCCGTTACCCGGGGTGCCCTCCCCTGCCACGTGCGTCATCCATGAGGCCACACGCGTGTTGATGCCCAGAGGGAGCAGCCCCAGTGCTTGCTGGGGTCAGGCAGTGTGGACGGGTGGGGGGATGGTGAAAGAGGGGgatgggtgagggtggggtgggggacatgggtgggggatgggcgaAGGAGGGGGATGGGTGCGAGGGGGAGGACAACTGCGGGGGTGACggctgggggggcaggtgggtgcaGGGGGATGGGCACGGGAGGAGccggggagggtgggcaggggaggaatatgggggagggggagggcatgATGGCGGGGGTGGGGATAGATGGGCATGGGGGATGGGcacagggggagcaggggagggtggggggacagtGGGTGGGGGGGAGATGGGCAAAGGAGGGGGGatgggtgcaggggaggggggagggcggtgggggtgggtggagagatgggcAAGGGGGGATAGGCttgaggagggggagcaggggacGGTGGGCAGGGAAtgggtggagggggaaggggaggggggatgagTGCAGGTGAGAGGAGGACAACGGTGGGGTGACAGCAGGGGGACAGGTGGGTGCGGGGGGATGGGCAcagggggagcgggggagggtgggcaggggggaggaggaggatgggggagggggagggcgtgATGGTGGGGATGAGGATAGATGGGTGCAGGGGATGGGcacagggggagcaggggagggtggagggaggaggcagggaatgGGTGAAGGGGGGAGGGTGGCGGGGGTGAAGCAGAGGTGAAggcagggcggggggtggtgcATGTGGGTGCAGGAGGGCGACCTGTGCTGACTCAGGGTCACGGTGCCGACGGTGGACAGCCCCACAGCTGCAGGGCTGGGACCCGGGACATGCACAGAGGGAGCGAGGACACCTGTTGTTGCGTCCCCCAAGGGTCCCGATGTCACCGAGTGCCAGAACTCGGAGGTCGTCCCCTGCGGTCCCAGCACAGGCACCGCCTCCCACTGTGGCCCTGGGAGCGGGGCTGGTCCTGCCCTGGCGGCAGGCGTCGTCCCCCCAGAGCCCGGGACGCAGGTCAGAACATGTTCTCGCCCCCGGGCCACAGCGAGGCCACGGCGAGGGTGCCGGGGGCACAGCGCACAGAGCTCTGCAGACAGGCCGTGGGGTCCCCACGCGCAGCCCTGGGGCACGGACTCGGTGCTGCTGGTCGCCTGCCCTCCACCCTCCGCCAGGCGAGCACGCGGCAGGAACCAGGGCGCCATTCAAAACCGCATGTCCCATTAGCGACCCCAACTGCCGCGACGCCCCGCGCCCAGGTCTGCCCATGTCCGGGGGGGTGGCTTGTCTACAGCCGGAGCTAAGCGTGGGACGTGAAGTGGGCGCCACCGTTCGCCgctgcagggccctgggccccgacctgctgggaggcaggcagggtcaCGGGGTGCAGGTGAGGGGGCGGCTGCCCCTGCCCCGACCCGGGCAGCAGCCGGGGAGGAACGCTCAGCCACAAGCCGCCTCTGCTGGGTTCCAGGGCCACGTCCGTGCCAGGTGCTCGGCCTGCGTGCGGACCAGCAACGGGGCCTCCAGAGGCCGCCCTCGGGGCACAGACAGGGCAAGACCCCCGGGGCCAGCCACAATCCGGCAGGACCCGGGGGTGGGGCCCGAGGAGCTCACGCCAGGCCCACCGCCGCCACCGTGTGACGAGTCTGCAGCCTCGGGGCAGCCGACGGCTGGGCCAAGCTCCGGAGTGACTCCCGGGTGCAGAAGGTGCAGGTGCGGGGACAGCTGTCCGCGCCCCAGGCCGGGCCCTCCCGGCGTTGTCCCCGCCTTGACTGCACCCTccgcccccccagcccgggcctgggctctcctccctcctgggagcTGCGCTGTGGCCGCCCTTGGGAGAGGCTGTCCGGGCAGGAGTCATCACGGAGGGACTTGGGGATCCAGATCTGACCGCGGGGACCCTGTCCTGGGAGGGCAGACGAGTCGGCGGGACCATCGTGGCCAAGGcttggggcctctgggaggggcTCCTGGCCATCGGGCAAGCAAGGCAGACGCCCCTGCAGTGCTTCTGTGGTGCAGACCCCTAGGGAGCCAGCGAGGCCGCCTGGGGATGCCGTGGGCTGGGAGGGGCTGTGGGCCGGGGCGTGGGCTCCAGCTCCAGGGGAGTCCCTGCCGCCCGTCCTATCCCGTCCAGGGCCTGGCAGCTCCGGGGCCCGGGAACCTCCAGGACGTTGACCCCGTCCCCGAGAATTCAGCTGTTTTCCCTGAGTCGTGTCCCTGGGAACAGCTCCCGTGGGCCGATCCCTGCGCCTTGGACGCCAGCAGCCCACGCCCAAGAAAGCCTCCTCTGAGAGCCTGGCCCGCCTCCCGGCTCTGCGTGGTCCCCGCATCGGGCCCCACATGTCGCGTCCACACTGCTCCTTTGTTCCCTGGGTCCGGGAGCGCGAGGCCCCAGGCCCGGGCTGGGCAGGCTGGCCGACTGGCCCCCGGGGCTGGGCATCGCTGGGGCTACGACCCCACAGTCCCCGGCCCCGGGGGCAGCTGGTGCCCGAGGTCTGACCCCAAGCAAGCTTTTAATGCCCGTTCCTGATGTCTTGAGGCCAAACGCCTGAGAGCTGTCAGGTgatggagtcggcttctcccgcGGCTCCTGGGGGTCGTCGCCAACACCCCCTGCCCGCTGGGCCCCCGGATCCCAACACGTGCCCTCCCTCACCCGCTGGCCCCGGACCCCACAGCCCACACCTGCTCCAGCGGCCGGCTCATTCCTGCACCTCCCGCGACAGAGTCTCTGGGTCCTTCTTTATTTCCTGACTTCGTGGAGGTGTTCACGTGCATGGTGTGGAGCGGTGGCCTATCGGGACATCACGTGCCCCAGCTGCACCGAGGGGCACGCTCCAGGGGCAGGGGCCGCAGCCGGCGGGCGGCGCTCAGCGGTCAGCAGCAGCCCTTGCGGAAGGCGACAGCCCACCCGCGGGAGGACATCTTCACAGAGAGAAGCACCCAGGGGACCAACATcccgggacggggacggggacgcggTGCGGAGCTGCGGTGAGGGGCCGGATCTGCCGCCGAGGCGGCACGGAGCTTCCGGGCTTGTCCCCGGCAGGCGGGCTTCCAAGCGGCGGGAGGCCTCGCTCGAGCTGACCCCTGGCGTCTAACATCTGAGGCCGTGTTGGGATCGGAAGCGGCCGGGTGCGCGGTCCGGGTGCCCGAGAGCAGagcggagccacccagacaccccgtCAGGGGTCAGCTGCTCACTCGTCTCCCCGTCGCCCTGACTCCTCGCGCCTCCTCTGCCCCGGAACCGTCGCCGTCCCCACGCCTCGTGTCCTGCATCCCCATGAGCCCAGCCTGAGCAGCCGTGTCCTCGCCGCTCGCCACTCTGCACGCGCTGCCACACCCTGGGGCCCCCACCGTCTGTATTTTGAGGGATGCCGTCCGGTAATGTCGCTCAAAACATCTTCCCCGGAAACCAGAGTCTTGTCTCTCGGGGGAGGCTCCACCGTCGGGGGCTTGTCTCCCGCCACCGGCTTGTCCCCAACATCGGGCTCCTTCTGTTCCTGTAAACGGCGGGACGTGCTCTGCTGCCCCTTCTTGGCTCATATTTAGAAACACACTTAACTTCTGCACGTTGGGCTCCCGTCCTGGGGCTGCTGGATCCTGCTGGGCTGTCTGCGCGAAATTCCGCGGACGTCACCCGTGGCATCGTGCGTGTCCCTACGGAGCGCCGCCTCCGCCCGGTTATGATGATGGTCGTCGCCGCCCGAGGGTCGCTGCCCTGTCCTGCCTGCGGTGCCACCTGGACAACCACCCACGGACCTCGAGGTCTGACTGCCCCCCGC is a window of Vulpes lagopus strain Blue_001 chromosome 11, ASM1834538v1, whole genome shotgun sequence DNA encoding:
- the DISP1 gene encoding protein dispatched homolog 1 isoform X8; this translates as MQTVQVPKKGFEPRGTAIGQRLVTWNNMVKNTGYKATLANYPFKYADEQAKSHRDDRWSDDHYEREKREVDWNFHKDSFFCDVPSDRYSRVVFASAGGDTLWSLPAIKSMCSVDNSRIRAHPQFSDLCQRTTAASCCPSWTLGNYIAILNNRSSCQQIVERDVSHTLKLLRACAKHYRNGTLQPDCWDAGARRKGQLKCSGVPRKCVKYNAVYQILHFLVDKDFLAPKAPATPAAPALRYSMLFSPTEKGESMMDIYLDNFENWNGSDGVTAVAGIEFGIKHSLFQDYLLTDTAYPAIAVLLVLLVMCAYTRSLFITLMTMFAVISSLIVSYFLYRVVFNFEFFPFMNLTALVILVGIGADDAFVLCDVWSYAKCDRPHAATAETVGVTLQHAALSMFVTSFTTAAAFYANYVSNITAIRCFGVYAGTAILVNYVLMVTWLPAVVVLHERYLLNLFSCFRKPQPQVYDSKSCWTTARRRCHRALLAASEASRVFFEKVLPCVVIKLRYLWLLWFLALSVGGAYVVCVNPKMKLPSLELSEFQLFRPSHPFERYDAEYKKLFMFERVHRGEELHMPITVVWGVSPEDNGDPLNPKSKGKLVLDGNFNIASPASQLWILRFCQKLRNQTFFHQTDEQDFTSCFIETFKQWMENQDCDEPALYLCCRRWSFPYKQEIFELCMKRAIMELERSTGYHLDSKTPGPRFDINDTIRAVVLEFQSTYVFTLAYERMHQFYQEVDAWISRELSSAPEGLSNGWFVSSLEFYDLQDSLSDGTLIAMGLSVAVAFSVMLLTTWNVVISLYAIVSIAGTIFVTVGSLVLLGWELNVLESVIISVAVGLSVDFAVHYGVAYRLAPHTNREGKVIFSLSRMGSAIAMAALTTFVAGAMMMPSTVLAYTQLGTFMMLIMGVSWAFATFFFQCICRCLGPQGTCGQIPLPRKLRCGAFSHGLSATPGDKAPSGSRAGNAYHVAPRAPRSEAEREFYELEPLASRGCAAPGKAAYEEPHVCSEAFSGQAKALGLPAHAAFSPSARGEAGPAPLQPSLEQHPACAFLSLRQRCSCANAFQHWKPGPLASPWPGDGLCPRCAAAASSLAHVQPVVRPVPEGLVCAVPRVHHCPCLQGRATRAGLQRPAPPSLPLPPRLQGREEPGAQAGDPTSTVRRSPGSSRRACCDPDRSQRGPCGDSAVGGSGGGPGPGAAADEEARHAEPRLSQDPEHRSPSGPKWVHSHVTGDARCRPDTHHSCGRGTCGSGDPQMPHGEASAPPAPTHSELEGESLLIKTL
- the DISP1 gene encoding protein dispatched homolog 1 isoform X6, with protein sequence MAWPPPTPAQTMQTVQVPKKGFEPRGTAIGQRLVTWNNMVKNTGYKATLANYPFKYADEQAKSHRDDRWSDDHYEREKREVDWNFHKDSFFCDVPSDRYSRVVFASAGGDTLWSLPAIKSMCSVDNSRIRAHPQFSDLCQRTTAASCCPSWTLGNYIAILNNRSSCQQIVERDVSHTLKLLRACAKHYRNGTLQPDCWDAGARRKGQLKCSGVPRKCVKYNAVYQILHFLVDKDFLAPKAPATPAAPALRYSMLFSPTEKGESMMDIYLDNFENWNGSDGVTAVAGIEFGIKHSLFQDYLLTDTAYPAIAVLLVLLVMCAYTRSLFITLMTMFAVISSLIVSYFLYRVVFNFEFFPFMNLTALVILVGIGADDAFVLCDVWSYAKCDRPHAATAETVGVTLQHAALSMFVTSFTTAAAFYANYVSNITAIRCFGVYAGTAILVNYVLMVTWLPAVVVLHERYLLNLFSCFRKPQPQVYDSKSCWTTARRRCHRALLAASEASRVFFEKVLPCVVIKLRYLWLLWFLALSVGGAYVVCVNPKMKLPSLELSEFQLFRPSHPFERYDAEYKKLFMFERVHRGEELHMPITVVWGVSPEDNGDPLNPKSKGKLVLDGNFNIASPASQLWILRFCQKLRNQTFFHQTDEQDFTSCFIETFKQWMENQDCDEPALYLCCRRWSFPYKQEIFELCMKRAIMELERSTGYHLDSKTPGPRFDINDTIRAVVLEFQSTYVFTLAYERMHQFYQEVDAWISRELSSAPEGLSNGWFVSSLEFYDLQDSLSDGTLIAMGLSVAVAFSVMLLTTWNVVISLYAIVSIAGTIFVTVGSLVLLGWELNVLESVIISVAVGLSVDFAVHYGVAYRLAPHTNREGKVIFSLSRMGSAIAMAALTTFVAGAMMMPSTVLAYTQLGTFMMLIMGVSWAFATFFFQCICRCLGPQGTCGQIPLPRKLRCGAFSHGLSATPGDKAPSGSRAGNAYHVAPRAPRSEAEREFYELEPLASRGCAAPGKAAYEEPHVCSEAFSGQAKALGLPAHAAFSPSARGEAGPAPLQPSLEQHPACAFLSLRQRCSCANAFQHWKPGPLASPWPGDGLCPRCAAAASSLAHVQPVVRPVPEGLVCAVPRVHHCPCLQGRATRAGLQRPAPPSLPLPPRLQGREEPGAQAGDPTSTVRRSPGSSRRACCDPDRSQRGPCGDSAVGGSGGGPGPGAAADEEARHAEPRLSQDPEHRSPSGPKWVHSHVTGDARCRPDTHHSCGRGTCGSGDPQMPHGEASAPPAPTHSELEGESLLIKTL
- the DISP1 gene encoding protein dispatched homolog 1 isoform X7, which produces MNKQKAIGMIDGRMTTMKERKEKSTGTSTKTAFSATFRVSGIPGDRYSRVVFASAGGDTLWSLPAIKSMCSVDNSRIRAHPQFSDLCQRTTAASCCPSWTLGNYIAILNNRSSCQQIVERDVSHTLKLLRACAKHYRNGTLQPDCWDAGARRKGQLKCSGVPRKCVKYNAVYQILHFLVDKDFLAPKAPATPAAPALRYSMLFSPTEKGESMMDIYLDNFENWNGSDGVTAVAGIEFGIKHSLFQDYLLTDTAYPAIAVLLVLLVMCAYTRSLFITLMTMFAVISSLIVSYFLYRVVFNFEFFPFMNLTALVILVGIGADDAFVLCDVWSYAKCDRPHAATAETVGVTLQHAALSMFVTSFTTAAAFYANYVSNITAIRCFGVYAGTAILVNYVLMVTWLPAVVVLHERYLLNLFSCFRKPQPQVYDSKSCWTTARRRCHRALLAASEASRVFFEKVLPCVVIKLRYLWLLWFLALSVGGAYVVCVNPKMKLPSLELSEFQLFRPSHPFERYDAEYKKLFMFERVHRGEELHMPITVVWGVSPEDNGDPLNPKSKGKLVLDGNFNIASPASQLWILRFCQKLRNQTFFHQTDEQDFTSCFIETFKQWMENQDCDEPALYLCCRRWSFPYKQEIFELCMKRAIMELERSTGYHLDSKTPGPRFDINDTIRAVVLEFQSTYVFTLAYERMHQFYQEVDAWISRELSSAPEGLSNGWFVSSLEFYDLQDSLSDGTLIAMGLSVAVAFSVMLLTTWNVVISLYAIVSIAGTIFVTVGSLVLLGWELNVLESVIISVAVGLSVDFAVHYGVAYRLAPHTNREGKVIFSLSRMGSAIAMAALTTFVAGAMMMPSTVLAYTQLGTFMMLIMGVSWAFATFFFQCICRCLGPQGTCGQIPLPRKLRCGAFSHGLSATPGDKAPSGSRAGNAYHVAPRAPRSEAEREFYELEPLASRGCAAPGKAAYEEPHVCSEAFSGQAKALGLPAHAAFSPSARGEAGPAPLQPSLEQHPACAFLSLRQRCSCANAFQHWKPGPLASPWPGDGLCPRCAAAASSLAHVQPVVRPVPEGLVCAVPRVHHCPCLQGRATRAGLQRPAPPSLPLPPRLQGREEPGAQAGDPTSTVRRSPGSSRRACCDPDRSQRGPCGDSAVGGSGGGPGPGAAADEEARHAEPRLSQDPEHRSPSGPKWVHSHVTGDARCRPDTHHSCGRGTCGSGDPQMPHGEASAPPAPTHSELEGESLLIKTL